In Brassica napus cultivar Da-Ae chromosome A3, Da-Ae, whole genome shotgun sequence, the sequence tataaaattaatttgcaTAATGTACTAGTTGACAATTTACTTTGTATTTTTAAGGATAAAAACTTTGTCACTTCACCACATAAATAGCGaatttcatttaattaaaatgaattaagAGTTGATAATAGTTGTTCTCATATTCCCCAAACATTTCCTGTTACATTatcttttatctatttttattacaGAAAAGGGTACCGAACTTTCTTGTGTGAGCTCATCCTTAAAATGTTTTAAAGAAAGAGACTTTCATTAACTCAAATAAAATATCTTCACAAATGGTATTTTCCAACTGCCTAAAATCTAGCTGAGGCGTCTTATCGAAGAAGAAACATAAACTGAAACCGAAGAGCAACAGATTAGAGAGCATTTGCAGCGGCGCGCATCCGTTTCCGGCAAAGGGTTTAGATTCAATTGTCTGATTTATCATTCTTCTGAAATAAAAACGAAACCTTGTTGAGATTTGTTGTTCTCAGACATAAAGTTCGTTGCTTTCCTCTCACTTGTCACTCAACTGGATCTTGATTCTGGTaaagtcttgatttttattgtaCTTTACGACTCTGCTTAACAGTAATTTGAGTATGTTTCAGTTTTGGGTTTATGTTTAACTCTCTGTCTGATACAATCATTCTTGATCTCCTACTTTTGTAGGAACTTGGGAGTTCTTGAACTAAAACCGCTCctggttttgtttttggtgtGTATATGAATGAAATGGACCAGATACGTTGTTCAAAATCGATCACTGTTTGTGAAAGTTCGAGTGGATCTGTGCCTGAGGCTGTGATTGTAGTCTCTGGTCTCAAGGGTGAGACCAGTGACTCTGTCTCAAACCATGTATTGATCGAAGAGCAAAAAGAGAATGATTCAAGAATGGGGAAAGATGGTGTTGGATGCAGTAACGGTTCAGCTCGCGATGTTCACGAGGAAGTTGCAAATAACGTTACTGCGGTAAGCTGTCACGAGAGTGATGCTTCAGAAAAAGCAAAGGAGAAGGAGTTTCACGTGATTGATCTGAGCGGTGGAGGAGAAGAAAGTGATAATGGACAAAGAATCTGCAGGATCTGTCATTTTGGTTCTGATCAAACGCCGGATAGAGTTTCTGGCAAGTCAGTAAGTGTAGACTTGATTGAGATTGGTTGCAAATGCAAAAACGAGCTTGGTCTTGCGCATTTTCATTGCGCTGAAGCTTGGTTTAAGCTAAGAGGAAACAGGTAAAGTATTCAGCTCCTCTTCAAGATTCAGCATAAAGTATAATCTTGGTATAAACCTCTGTTTCTCTTCTTTGTAGTGTATGTGAAATCTGCGGTTCTTCAGCGTTGAATGTTCCAGTAAGGTTGACGGAGGAGGAGTGGAGCGAAATAAGGGACGGTACAACGGATGAAGGAAGAAGACGTGGAAGTGGACAGTCTTGCTGCATTTTCATGGTTTTTCTGCTTACTATCATTCTGCTTCATTGGTTTTTCAAGAAGATGAGTGGTTACTaccaaaatacataaaattaatttgttagtTAATAAGCATATATGTTTGTAACTTGTACATCCTATTATGTACTATATTGAAACAGAAGAAGATAGAATACAGTACAAGTTTTATAGAATTTAATAAATGGTCAAGTCAGAGTTTTTTACTTTTAACTAGTAGAACAAAACCATTTTCTGAAATATGTTTTATAGCTTCAGACTTAAACATAGTGTgtgttttttacttttaaacaaTCATTCAATCAAGAAGGGCGTTCATCTCATCATGTATTCATGTGTCCATGCCTTACATATGGGCCAATGTGGTTACATGTGATTATATCCCCAAACATAAACGCATGGCCGGTTTGGACATGGACAAATAAAAGCACATGGTcctcaaaatttttaaaaataatttacataagtATAAGCTCTAAATTTATGAAggatattttatatagtaatcGTCTATGGTTCTCAAATTTGTTAGAAATAATTtcacataaatataaattctaaatttttaaaagaaacattttttgttaattttttattaaattatttataatctcTAAAATTTAAGGACCATATGTTGTATAAACATTCTATTGATTGTTTTGAGTAAATACCACAGCAACGTACATAACTCTGAATTGCATGATAGTTTAAGAACCGGAAATTGATCCATACACTTGATGactaataaattaacaatttcCACAAAGGAAAGGTAAAAAAACCTTGCTTATTAGACCAAGAAAAAGAAATCTTgccttttgcaaaaaaaaaaaaaaccttgccTAGAGATATCAGAAGATATATTGTGTTTGCATGGGATGAATTGCGGGGCAAATCTCCTTTGGCAGAGAAACATTTTGCTTGCATCTCAAGCAATGCCAAAATCATCTGCCATAAGAGTATTCGTCCGGTAATACAGCCATACATTGATGATCTCTCTTTCTTCACAACATCTACAATACTTTTTTATGTCTTCTTACTGTTTCGCTCACTTTTATCTGAGTTATTGTAAACTCATGCTGGACTAGCAAAGTATATATAGTTGAAGAAAGTGTACAAGTAAAAGCATATTCTGTGGCAGATCCCATGTTTCATAGAGCATATGTGTATAGTATAATCCTAAAGA encodes:
- the LOC106406762 gene encoding uncharacterized protein LOC106406762 is translated as MNEMDQIRCSKSITVCESSSGSVPEAVIVVSGLKGETSDSVSNHVLIEEQKENDSRMGKDGVGCSNGSARDVHEEVANNVTAVSCHESDASEKAKEKEFHVIDLSGGGEESDNGQRICRICHFGSDQTPDRVSGKSVSVDLIEIGCKCKNELGLAHFHCAEAWFKLRGNSVCEICGSSALNVPVRLTEEEWSEIRDGTTDEGRRRGSGQSCCIFMVFLLTIILLHWFFKKMSGYYQNT